The genomic segment GCTATTGTGAACACTACAGCCTGCAGATAAGTGCATGCATGTTACTtgctgaaaaaaatagataaacacACCAATTCATCATCATGTGCAATAGATAACCCTACATAATTCTGGTGGCACCAATTAGCACAAGGATTGGCACAAGTACATTGAAACTTCTGGTCTCTCCCAAGATAAAGTACTCTCCAGTCTCCAGACACAGCTATATCGATACCTATCATGAAATGTTTTGCAGTAACAGTCTAGTTCAGTGGTGAGAGGACGGTATACACGTGATTGAAAAATATGTGCTCGGCAAAAAGGATTTGAACTGTCACCCATCAAAAACAATGATAGGAAATTACAATGAGACTGCCCAGTTGCTTTTCATTGTGCTGTATATAACTATTTCATTCCTGGAAAGCTCAGTTTGTACCTCTTTTAGGAGAAATTATTAGATAGACTAAATCTATCACATCACCCAAGACTAAACCAATAAACACAAGACacataaacaaaaatcatatgGAATACACACATCATTAAGCGGACACCACTGCATTTAGTCTACATGCCATTTTGTGATGCAAATAGTACCTAACATGTATAGAAGGGGAAAATCTATCGCTACAAGCTTGTGGATTTGGATCGAACCTAATTAGAGAAACCTAGACTCTTTTACTAGTTAACAGGGTATTTTTGGGGTCTCACTGTCAGGGCCAGTtctgtgatttttgttttagttaGGGGTAATTTTGTATTTTGCAATTTCAGGAAAGTTGACCTCTCAACTTCTTCAGCATTAAGGAAGTGACCTGCCACTAGCACCAGCTATGGTGCGCCTCCACAGGCACCTCCTTAGTGGCACCAGGATGCTCTGTCAAAACTTTATTCCAATGCTAGAAGGCTGGATTTCAGAATTTTTCCAAGCTATGCATTTTTCAATAATAGCAAGTATTATATTCGATGTTCAATCAGCAGACATGACAAAGAAGAGGGCGGCAAACCATGCTAACAAAAGATTAATAATTAAGTTCATCACTCACAGCAATTGCACAGGCAGCAAGGCCAGATCTCTCCCTTGGATCCTTGTTATAGTACTTCCCAAAGTAGAGAATTGCTGAGAAGTACCACATCAGTGGGAACACAAATCCAAGCAAAAGGCTGTAGAGTAAAGGTGCATCCATGAGAGAAGAGTGAGAACACAAATCCAAGTAAGAGGCAGCAGTAAAAAGGTGTGTCTATGTGTGAGAGCACTAAAGGGAGAGGAAGGTAAGCAATACTCACGAAAACCATCCAATTCCACAGCCAAAGCAAGGAAGAGGTTTGTCAAACATTCCCAGTTGGACGTTCTCTGCATCTCTAATTGGAACATAATCACCTTCTCTCTGGTTCATGGCATCAGTTGAATACCCTGTGTTCAACTAAACACCTCAAGCAACTTGCCTAGATAAATTTGCTACAGGAGATAATTTTTTCCAAGGCTTTAAGAATAATAACAAGCATTAAGCATCTTGAATCTCTCATTCACTGATTCAAAAAGTTAACTGCAAAAACCAAACTCATTCACCAAGCTAAAGAATTATTGATTCCAAGCCATCCAAAAGAGCTATTTTGCAAGACAATATGAGCCTAAATGGTCTAAAAAGGAAGCTTAAATTTAGCAGTTCACAATGCATTCAGATGTGGTTCAGAACATATAATTTTGTGACAAGCATGAtagatgattatatatatatataaataaataatggtttctaattttttttccagctcaACTTAATGGCCTGCAACATGATATGGAAAATGAAGACTCCCATGTCCAGGATCCCCCTTAGCAAAGAAAAACTAGTTGCCTGATAATATAGAGAAGCAGCAAACTCCTGTTATGGCCACAGATTTGCACCTCTCAAATACCAACAACTTTTAACTAACACTTACTAACAACTAAGAACAGGCATATTGACCAAAAAATGTAGATTCAAAAACTATCTCATACAGCATCAGGCCATCACCAAACAAAGCAGGCTAGCTATATTACTCCCTGTAAGCCTAACAGAAGGGCtactttttttctcaaaaggAAAAATTGGGTTGTGCCCCAAAAGAGTATATGGTGTTTTAGAGCAGATTATCCATGCAGAGCTATAGAGTACCCTCATTCATTTATCccagaaataaaatataaaactggTGTTTCAGCTCCTGTCTACGCGTCCTCTGATGGACCTacataacaaaatgaaatatgCTGGATGTTAAAAACAATGTAACATGCTGGATATTGAGTATTAGCAAAGAATCTCATGCATTTAATACAAAAAGTCTCTAACATGAAAATTAGGGAAGGTATTTAAATCAACCAGGTAATCTTGCACCTATATTTATTTCAATGTAAGCATTCTAAAAGAATTGTAACATATGAAGACAAAAGTAGATCCCACCTCCAATGAAAGCGAGTTACATCCTAACACAAAAGTCATCACTTAGAGGAAAACAAATAGCATTTTTCAGGTAAAAAAGATTCAGCAACTAGGAATTAAGAAGCCACCAACATCCATGAAAGAGACACAAATAATTGTAAAAAATGAACATTATTTTCCAAGTAACAAAAACCTTGTACATTAACTGACATTGACATCCATTTGCACAAAGCGTTACAAAAATCCCTCCTTAATTGGGCTCCCATCAAACTAGATAATCATTGGACACATAAGGCCGCATAATGGTTTGCGTGAAAAGTGCACTCCCTTATGACAATGAATAGATAGAACTACCAAAGCTATCTCTggaaagaaagatgaaaaaaaggaTTATTTGAAATTCTAGAATCCATGCAATGGTGATAAATTTGCAAATCTCATGAATACAACTAGATCCATCACGTAGccataaaacataaaaagtttCATGCAATCATGGATTCTGTGAATGAGTAAGAGACAAAGGCAATTTGGCAGGAATGACAAATACCAGGTCCCATCAAGAAACTACCGCATGGGAGAGTGCCGTCCATGAAAATTTAAGAGAATAGAAGCACCTGATTTCTTAAACTAGAatataaacaagtttaataacaagttCAATCTAAGAACCGATCCaagtattcaaaataatatccaATCAAAATCCAACATCAAGTAGTAATTTTTATGAACTCCGATTGTGTCCCATCACAAAAGAATTTCACTAAATCCCAGCAAATTAATCGTTTAGAAAACGAATTGAAGATACAAACtgtttttgaagattatagcaTAAACTACAGAGGCAACGCAAATAAACCCCTTTCTCTATACACTGTGAATCATCCAACAAAGTAAATATCTACGAAAATAATCCCAAACCCTCCAAACATTTAACGAAAAGCATTAATTACTCCcaagaaaattgagttcaaGCAATCATGCAGTGACCCCCAAAACCAGCAAGAACCTGAAAATCATATATGGGGGAAAAACCCATATTTCAGCGAAGAAAGTGTCGAGAAGCTGCTAGCATCAAGAAATGTAAGTTGGAAAAAGTCTACTTTAGCATCAAGACATGCAAGCAAACAAACAAGCTAACAAAtgggcaagaaaaaaaaaacttttcctttttcttagacttgaaaatattaatatcaacaaacaaTGAAAACCCATCCATCGATAAACATATGTTAAAGAAGATTACTTTATCatcaatttcaaatacaaatactccaacatgcaagattttttccttttctttttcaaagaaaaaaaaaacagagatcgACAGAGAGAAATCTTACTACAAAGAAGTGAAATTTGCAGAGGAGATACAAGAGAAGGGTGCTTTAATTTGTTAGCAATTCCTCCATTTTAATGAAGGTCAAGAGAATATGGTGCTGCTGCGATTCTCTGTGGGTGATTAGTGAGCGAGTGCTAAGCCTAAAAGAGCCGGTTTAGGGCATCTCCAATAATGGGAGAGCTAAGAGAAAGcgaagataaaaaaactaatatatatttttttaatttttaattttacagctccaatatatatatatatatatatatatatatatatatatatatatatatatatagagagagagagagagagagagagagagagagagagagaacatgatgacttttttattaatgaaaaactaaaaaaatcaaaataataaaataaattcaataaagggCAATCTAGATTGTATCCCTGATCTATTCTTTTTCTCGATTAAGCTCTTAATGTATaaataaattctcaattaaacccTCACAtggattgaaattaataaaactattgAGTGAAACTCATGTGATTTTCcttttatcataataaaaaaacccatcaaattcCTTAAGTTCCCCTCTCTTTGCGTCATGTGAAACCCATTTAATGTACTAAATTATATAGTTTATTTGATACTGTAGTTGCggttatttttcatataaaaatatatcaaaataatatattttttatttttaaaaaaattatttttaatatcaatgcattaaaatgatctaaaaacataaaaaaattaatttaaaataaataataaaataataaatttttttaataacgcttttaaaacaaaaaaataaatagtatctTATATTTAGTTCCAAAGATTTTTTATGTAAGAAGAAATCAAATGAGTTTCACACTACACTTAGACCATGTTTGTTTccaggaaaatactttcctggaaaccattTTCCTCACTTTTCCATATTTGGTAAATATATCGAAAGTTagtcaaagaaaattaaattatggtCAAAGGAAAGCTAAACTTTAATAGCTggtgtcataacctatttttaggTCCCCgcacaaaaaaagagaaaatacaaaaaaaaaagatgagcaaaaaaatagaacaatgaaaaaaagatgtcaGAATGTTtagaaaatggtcaaaaattggttgaggaggtttaaaaatacaaaaattaaaagttgacaGTATTTTGTTGACTGAcgagagccctgttgacaaataaaattcaattgaaggaagaaaagtccaaaatcaaatgtttatggtctcaattaaattttattgaaggtttaatagAATTTATGGAagttttgattgcaagaaaaattgatcttggagttaatttgggatttaattggaaaaaaatttcaagttctgggatcaaaatataatttttgaaagttaatttggtcaaatcaggggcttaattgcataaatattaaagtttgatggccaattagggatttaattgaagaaatccgaaaccaagaaCCATATTGTAAAAAACGCGCAAATTAAAGGCCTGATTTTGAAACTGACGCGTTTTGGCGCCAATTCTCGTTTACATGAAACGACGCATTCTGGGAAAAACGGTGTCGTTTCATGcgctgttaaaaaaaatagaaagagaaaggcTTGAAACAGtgccgttttgaacgacacccatgtcttcttcttccccctAGACGCACGaagcaggggaagaagaagaagattttttctttgttccaCCGCTAGCTCTCTCTCAAAAAGACGCTGACAACCCGCTTGCTTGCCACGTGGTGGAAGAATGGAGGGGACGTACCCCTTGGGCGGTTTGGGGCGGTAACACAGTGGCCGCCCCCAGCTACGTCCCCTCTCCTGTTTTTGCCTATAAAAACAGggaaaggggaagaaaaaaaaaccccgagagaggaaaaagagaagagagagaccgagagagaaagagaacagaggagagggaagagggaagagaagataaaagacgtgaggaaaaggaaagaaaaacagacagtgaaggaagaagaaaacacagaggaagaaggaggagaaacCACCAGCCACCGTGCCTCCGCCGCCAGCAGCCTCCAGCGTCGCCGCCACTCTAGGTAAGCCCTCCGTCCTTTTTATTTTGCCTTCATTTCTTCCCTCGCCATGCAAGATGTGCATAGTGCATGTTTGCAAGCGGGGAGAAGCTACTAGCTAATATGGGCTGCGCCGAGCCCAGTCCACGTAGTTAGGCTGTTTGGCCCAGCCCATGTATTCGGGCTTGATCCGGCTCatttcaagagaaaaaattaaaaatatttgtttcaacttttatattttttccgtgtagtttttatgttattttgattaatatcgggCAGTATTTTACACGGTAAAAATACAActtcggtattaaaatacccggttgtcgtcaaaatttccaaaaatacaaaaaaaattgtaaaaagaaaaaaatatttttgtacatACAGCAAagtgtctcaaagctaaaaaaatcatattgtgtttttcttacacaaaaaaaaaaaatgttttagcatgcattttggctttaataaccagtttattaaagtcaagagaacattggataaaatttaaaaaacaacaaaaattttattttgtttatctgTTAGTATCTGGGGTACGACATTACACGTAATGCGTATTCTGGATATGTAATTATGTTTCAGACAATAGAACGATTAGATTTTATCGcattaagataagaacctccttctAAAGGGGGGCCTGTCTTGAaccatagacagaccaacaattagaaactATAACACGACtatagattttatcagacaaaacaATGCAGCCTATCTTAgttagggcgtatttggggtgctagtaccttccctttatgcaaccaaTCTCTGTaccccgatctctgagaccagttagggttcctagtgaccagaatactaggtggcgactcccattctattttttcactgataagagacaagaattccttgtctcttcATATTTTCGAAACCAAGACCGATTTCCATTTTCTTGAGATGGTGGGCGATCGCCGCAACGCCAcacacgtgcgacagaatgacgactccactaGGGACCTTTTGGGCTAAgcattgtttttgtctgatcattgtattttatttgttggtttGTGTGTTTTTAATATACATTTCCTTTATTTATTGCTTACGCGCTTTAATTTCTGTACATATttgttcatgcattgtatagaaTTGCCTCAAGCATCATACGCTTTAAGTTtcaagcacacacaagcttctaagTTAAGTGGGGAATTAGGGATCTGCCCTATGACCATTGatcagggttcagatgcgtgaaacatTCAACTCATATTTGAGTgtctgcttggtaatggtgggtatacgTGTTTTAACCATTTCTCGCAACACCCCTATACTGTCTTTACAAAGAtcgtcactgggcagatatgagacccttttgagaccaggtagaaaacctGCCCATATCCACATAATTAATAGAACCTGTacttaggttgtatgtgctatctTTATTTACATCAAGGCAAACCCtttttgaagcatcttgaactcaagacttatGGGTGACACAATGACCGTCACGCATAATATTTTCCTCGTAGAGTTTGGATAAGAAACAAGATTCTTATTTCATCATGCAAGGGGTACGATCATGTGTCACtcctcgaagggcgagttcatcatatacATTATAATGCATAActtatttcattataaataaCATGCATACATACCAGATTGAAATATAGTTCCCTAAAAAGTCTACAACACCCGACTTCGAGCaagaaacatggaagatgaagagtGTGCTCAACGTGATGCCCATTTTCAAAaagagttggagtctctgaaAACAAGCGTGGCTCATCTCACTAGTTTACTCGAGCAAACACTGAGAAATACCTCTGGTGAAGGTCCTTCTAACCGATCGGTCACCTTTAATCAGGCTCTTACTACAGTTCAACTTGAAGAAAGAATGAGCGAACATGGTCAAAAGCCTTAGCAAAATCCAATATTGTGCAGTCAGTGACACCTGTACCAGCCCCGATAGTCATGGAAGCATCTGTTAACGAGTCCCACAAGGCTAAGTCATCTGATAACATTAATCAAGATAAGATAGAGGCGTTGGAAGCCAGACTCAAAGTCATTGAAGGGGTAGACTTATATGACCCGGTACGGGCAGCAGAAATGTGTTTGGTCCCAAACGTGGTTGTACCTAAAAAGTTCTGTGTTCTTGAGTTTATCAAATATAGTGGAACACAATGCCCTATGACCCATCTCAGGTCCTACTGTAATAAAATGACAGAAGTAGTACATGATGAAAAactattgatgtatttttttcaagacaGCTTAAGTGGAGCAACTTTAAGTTGGTATATGAGATTAGACAACACAAAAATCCGGAGATGGAAAGATCTGGTGGATGCTTTTGTCAAACAGTACAATTACAACTTAGACATTGCTCCCAACAGAACCAGCTTGTCcaatctagagaaaaagaacaaagaaagcatAAGGGAATATGCTCAAAGATGGCGAGAAGCAGCTGCTTAAGTACACCCTCCACTTTTGGACAAAGAGATGGTCTCTTTATTTGCCAACACACTCAAAGCACCATATTACGAACATGTGATGGGTAGTTCGACTTAGCAATTCACTGATGCTGTGGTAGTGTGTGAACGCATAGAGCAAGGTGTCAAGAGTGGTAGAAGTTCTATACCCACCGAGAAAAGAGgcttcgaaaaaaaaaaagagatccaCCATATTGAAGATGGCTACAAGGGTAGGAAAAACTCACTTTAAAACTACCACACCCCATCCCACATtgccaacataaaaaaaaaacctgagccCCAAAACTTTCCAGCCAAAACCCAAATTGGAAATTATCAAAGGGTCCAAGAACAACTACCTCCATTGTCGCTACCCCTGAATGAGATGTATCAAAAGCTATTAAGCATCGGACATATAGCTCCAGAACCTTTGCCACCGGTGCAACCACCTTATCCTAATTGGTACAAGCCAGAACTCAATTGTGAATATCATACTGGTATTGCTGGGCATAACATCCATACCTGCAATGCCTTCAAGAGAAAGCTTCTGCAATTAATCAAGGCTGGGTGGATAGAATTTGAAGACTCTCCTAATGAATACGAATCCTCTACCGAATCATGCTGGAAGTAGTGGATTAGAAAAACACTAGCAATGGCTTTGAGATGTATCAAAAACTATTAAGCATCAGACATATATCTTCATAACCTCTGCCACCGGTGCAACCACCTTATCCTAATTGGTACAAGCCAGAACTCAATTATGAATATCATACCGGTATTGCTGGGTATAACATCTATACTTGCAATGCCTTCAAGAGAAAGCTTTTGCAATTAATCAAGGCTGGGTGGATAGAATTTGAAGACTCTCCTAATGAATATGAATCCTCTACCGAATCATGCTGGAAGTAgtggattaaaaaaacactagcaaTGACTTATTTGGGGAACTGGAAAGCATTAATGGTCTAGTATAGGTGTGAAAATGATAGCATGAATTtggaaagacataaattttgaCCGTAGTATTGTTCTACATCGTCATTGAGTCCTTTATACAAAACTTTTGAAAGGAAGGCTAGCATAAAAGCAGATTTGCCAATAAAGCCTGTCCtattattgtcttttgtttCATGCTTTTGAACAAGACTGTCTATGTCAAATGAGCACTTGTTACATAAGATCATATGTGTTCCTGTGTTCATATCACACTCCTTTTTGTTGTTATCACATATAAAGAACATTTTGAGCACAACTTTTGCTCACAAAATGACAACATGAAGAATCCTTCtgtgttttattttcttccaaaaccATTCATAATCTCTTATGTTTTAAAGGATATTTTTTGGGACCTCCAAAGTgagtacaaaaataaacatcatgTTGGTATTTGTCCAAAACAAACACATTctggaaattcaagtgattccttagATAGgaaaattgaaagcaaaaagacaaaaaaaaactcatgaggtGACTCAAaagctgagttttatttgaCTGAATAAATCACTTGGCATACCCACATGAAAGCAAGACCTATCTATCCTCAATGCATAAGTTTGAGATGAGGAAAGGCTATATTTGATAAATCCTTTTACAAGGCTGAAATATATCCtttgcagtcccattttgagcctaGTAacgcttttttaaaataaccttAACTAGAATCACACCCCATACGGGGGTGGGGGGCAAATAAGAGAGGTTTTAAAGACCATCAATAGGAAAAGACTTCATTTATCATCCAGACAAAGCAGTGAAGATGGATGTTGGAATTGATCGTGTAAATTTTAGTCTTTCATTATCATCTAGAAAAAGTAGTGAAGATGAGTGCTGGAATTGATCATgtaatttgattgaaaaatccaaaggatTAAAAAGATTTGAGCTACACATAAAAACAACTGAGGTGATTGTGCTCAACCAAACAAAAGTGAAGAAAACGAAGAAGAAAGAGCCCAAACCCGACACTGGGGCATGGAATCCATTTCGGCaagaaagtcaaaagaaaaaggtCAGGAAACAAACACAAGTGATCTTTAGTCTTgaaatcccttaaacaccttttgagcttgtaaaatatccttttcttcgTAACCAATAGTCAAAGCTTACATTACGTacctaatcaagccctttcttaTCAAAGGCAAACAATCTAGATTGGTAGGCAGTGCTTTCTCGTGCGGgtcaaatcattattcatgtaaataaaataaagctgaGTCGATTCGGTTCTTAATAACCCTCAAATTGACATTTACAATCATTTGTGACCAACCAGATGTCACTTCATCTTTAAACCAAAAGCAAAAAGCTTTCATCACTTCAAGAAACCTGTCCATaagaatcacttgaattttttagaccaagtttattttaaactaatatcaaaatgatttttgtggTTGAAATAACTTGGAAGTTCCAAAAATTTTCCATGAAAACATTTCCTTGTACAAAAAACCCAAACTTACTTTCACATATCCTCACCCCAAGGTAAACCCAATTGGAACACTTGGGGGGCATGATTCAAGATGGGGCGCAATCCAAAAACACATGGTAGGGTTGGCTCCATGATTCCTTGTTCTAAGGAAAATGTCGGGCAAAATTGGCAACCCTAAAGATAAAGGGTGGAGGACATAGAAGTATGATGACATCAAACGTTTCTAGAGGTCCAGCTCACATAAAGTGACTTGAGTAAAGCAAGAATGAAAAAGCCATCAAAGTTTACTATCAACACTccaacttttgagaaaagaaagacaccaTAAAGAAATAGGGgcctatatttctcaggtaagcATACATGCATATCAGTCATAATGCATTGTTTTCAACATTCCAACAAATTGTTAATCCATCATAAAACTCTTAGGGA from the Populus nigra chromosome 1, ddPopNigr1.1, whole genome shotgun sequence genome contains:
- the LOC133671198 gene encoding large ribosomal subunit protein eL20z-like isoform X1, with product MNEGYSTDAMNQREGDYVPIRDAENVQLGMFDKPLPCFGCGIGWFSLLLGFVFPLMWYFSAILYFGKYYNKDPRERSGLAACAIAAVVFTIAAVIALLVYLL
- the LOC133671198 gene encoding large ribosomal subunit protein eL20z-like isoform X2 — translated: MNQREGDYVPIRDAENVQLGMFDKPLPCFGCGIGWFSLLLGFVFPLMWYFSAILYFGKYYNKDPRERSGLAACAIAAVVFTIAAVIALLVYLL